One Triticum dicoccoides isolate Atlit2015 ecotype Zavitan chromosome 4B, WEW_v2.0, whole genome shotgun sequence genomic window carries:
- the LOC119291521 gene encoding putative vesicle-associated membrane protein 726 — MGPPPKKLVYSFVGRGTTVLADHAEASGNFASVAAQCLQKLPPNNNRLSYNCDGHTFNYHIHDGFTYCVVATESAGRQLPIGFIERVKEDFAKKYSGGKAKTAGPNSLKREFGPKLKEHMKYCDLHPEEIDKLAKVKAQVSEVKGVMMQNIEKVLDRGEKIELLVDKTEDLRSQAQDFKKQGTKIRQKMWWENMKIKLIAFGIIVLLILCIILTVCRDFKCW, encoded by the exons ATGGGGCCTCCTCCGAAGAAGCTGGTCTACAGCTTCGTGGGGCGCGGCACCACGGTGCTGGCCGACCACGCCGAGGCCTCCGGCAACTTCGCCTCCGTGGCCGCGCAGTGCCTCCAGAAGCTCCCGCCCAACAACAACCGGCTCAGCTACAACTGCGACGGCCACACCTTCAACTACCACATCCACGATGGATTCA CATATTGTGTTGTTGCTACCGAGTCTGCTGGTCGGCAACTTCCAATCGGCTTCATTGAGAGGGTTAAGGAGGATTTCGCCAAGAAATACAGCGGAGGAAAAGCCAAAACTGCTGGTCCCAATAGCCTCAAACGAGAATTTGG GCCTAAGCTTAAAGAACACATGAAGTACTGTGACCTGCACCCTGAGGAAATTGACAAGCTTGCAAAAGTGAAGGCTCAGGTTTCAGAGGTGAAGGGAGTGATGATGCAAAACATCGAAAAG GTACTAGATCGTGGTGAGAAAATCGAACTGCTTGTCGATAAGACAGAGGATCTCCGCTCACAG GCACAAGATTTCAAGAAGCAAGGAACAAAGATACGGCAGAAGATGTGGTGGGAGAACATGAAGATAAAGCTCATCGCTTTTGGCATCATTGTCTTGCTGATCCTCTGCATCATCTTGACAGTTTGCCGCGACTTCAAATGCTGGTGA
- the LOC119293916 gene encoding protein SULFUR DEFICIENCY-INDUCED 2-like has product MVQAGLAQPAPSPAAAGAVHVALKIPSGGGPYARAKHYQLVEKDLDVSIAWFWKAIETGDKVDSALKDMAVVMKQRGYLDDAVDAIRSLRHLCPGKQSQESLDNILLDLYKASGRTKEEIELLKHKLRRIYHGQAFPAGKATKRARSHGRKIHVSVQQETSRVLGNLAWAYMQQRNFMAAEAVYRKAQMVEPDANKACNLALCLMEQGRLGDAEGVLADVVAGAFRDGREREHGGGKVVRKAEELLERIRAETGGGGEKEAGEEDGAEADEMAELLDMVARQWAAPYRKSHRRLPVFEEITPFGREQMAC; this is encoded by the exons ATGGTTCAGGCCGGATTGGCTCAGCCGGCGCCGAGCCCGGCTGCGGCCGGGGCGGTGCACGTCGCGCTCAAGATCCCCTCCGGCGGCGGGCCGTATGCACGGGCCAAGCACTACCAG CTTGTGGAGAAGGACTTGGACGTGTCGATCGCGTGGTTCTGGAAGGCGATCGAGACGGGGGACAAGGTGGACAGCGCGCTCAAGGACATGGCGGTGGTGATGAAGCAGCGCGGCTACCTGGACGACGCCGTGGACGCCATCCGGTCGCTGCGCCACCTCTGCCCGGGGAAGCAGTCGCAGGAGTCCCTGGACAACATCCTGCTCGACCTCTACAAGGCCAgcgggcgcaccaaggaggagatCGAGCTGCTCAAGCACAAGCTCCGGCGGATCTACCACGGCCAGGCCTTCCCCGCCGGCAAGGCCACCAAGCGCGCGCGCTCCCACGGCCGCAAGATCCACGTCTCCGTCCAGCAGGAGACGTCCCGGGTGCTGGGCAACCTCGCGTGGGCCTACATGCAGCAGCGCAACTTCATGGCGGCCGAGGCCGTGTACCGCAAGGCGCAGATGGTGGAGCCCGACGCCAACAAGGCCTGCAACCTCGCGCTGTGCCTCATGGAGCAAGGGCGGCTGGGGGACGCCGAGGGGGTGCTCGCCGATGTGGTCGCCGGCGCGTTCCgcgacgggagggagagggagcacggCGGCGGGAAGGTCGTGAGGAAGGCGGAGGAGCTGCTGGAGCGGATCAGGGCGGagactggcggcggcggcgagaaggAGGCCGGGGAGGAGGACGGCGCCGAGGCCGACGAGATGGCGGAGCTGCTGGACATGGTGGCCAGGCAGTGGGCCGCGCCGTACAGGAAGAGCCACCGGAGGCTGCCCGTGTTCGAGGAGATCACACCCTTCGGCAGGGAGCAGATGGCTTGCTAG